In Spirochaetota bacterium, the sequence TTTAAGAATTCGACGTCCAGCATGCCCTCGCCGTCCACCGGGACGTAGGTTATGCGATATCCTTCCCGCTCCAGGCGCTTGCAGAGGTTCAGCACCGCCGGGTGCTCGACGCGCGTGGTGATGACGTGGCGCTTCTCCCTGAAGAAGGCGAGCGTCCCCATGATGGCGTAATTGTCCGATTCCGTCCCGCCGCTCGTGAACACGATTTCGTAGTCGTTCTCGGCTCCCAGGAGGTCGGCCACCTGGCGGCGGGCCTTCTCCACGTCCGCGGCGACGGCGCCCCCGAAATCGTGCATGCTCGATGGATTGCCGTATCGCTCGGAGAAAAAGGGAAGCATCGCCTCGAGCACGGCGGGGTCGACCATGGTGGTCGCGTTGTTATCGAAATAAACGGATTTAATATTCATGCGTTTCCTTCCCGCGCCCTTCAGCGCGCCTCCACGACCTCGATATCGTCCTCCACGAATTCGCGGAGCTTTTCCTGGACCAGGTTCTTGAGCGTCACATCCGAGGTGAGACAGTGCGCGCAGTTGCCCCTGAGCGCGACCATGACCTGTTTTCCCTCAACGTCGACAAGCTCGATATTGCCCCCGTCCTTCTGGAGTATGGGCCGGATCACGTCGGTGATGGTTTCCTCGACGAGCTGGATGCGCCGTATGTTCGAGAGGGGCTTCTTCGCCGCGGGCGCCGCCGCGACGCCGGGGCTGGTCTTGAGCTCGTCGTTCAGGATGTCCTCGATCTTGGGGATGCACGATCCGCAGGCGCCCCCGGCCTTGGTATAGTTGGTGACATCCTCGACGGTCTTGAGATGGTTCTCGCGTATCACCTTGCGGATGAGCGCATCGGTCACCCCGAAACACTGGCACACGATCTCGCCCTCGACGTCGTGCGCGTCATCGAGCGTGATGCCGCGCCAGTTTGCGAGCGCCTTGTCCAGCGCCTCGCGCCCCAATACGGAGCAGTGCATCTTCTGCTCGGGGAGTCCCCCGAGGAAGTCGGCAATGTCGCGGTTCGTTATTTTTTCGGCGTCCTCGACGCGCTTCCCCTTGATCATCTCCGTGAGCGCCGACGACGAGGCGATCGCGCTCCCGCAGCCAAAGGTCTGGAACTTCGCGTCCTTGATGACGTCGTCCTCGATCTTCAAATACAGGGTGAGCGCGTCGCCGCACACGATGCTGCCGACCTCGCCCACCGCGTCCGCGTTTTCGATGGTTCCCACATTTTGCGGGTGCTTGTAGAGGTCCTTTACTTTATCGGTATATTCCCACATGGGTTCTCTCCGTCTTTTCGCAAACGATAACACTCCGGTCCGGTAATGGATTCCGCGCCGGTAAGTAAATATAGTTCGCGTATCTCCTGCTGTCAACAAAAAGCGGGCCCTCGCTTCCCGGCCTGCCGGTCCCCACCCGCCACCCGTGCTTCGCGGCTTTGCCGGGTGATCATCGCCCCCGGTCATTCCGGGAAAAAGTCTATCCGCGCAAATCCGTGAAAATCCGCGGCCAAAAATCCCTTGTCCGGACCGGTACGGGCATATATGCACCCCGCGGGAGCCCCTCGCCGGTTTCCGTGGATCACCACCGCGCCCAGGTGCGGTGCCGGCACGGCGGCGGAACGGGGGCCGATGAACTATGTTCATTAAAATGCTTGATTTAATACCCGAAGTTTTATAGTTTACCGGACAACCGGCTCGCGCCGCGCGCCACGACCGTTAGACGATATAAAAACTGCAGGAGATCCCGCCATGCCCGACGGAAAAACCGAAACACCGGAACAGGTCGCGAAGGGTAAAAAAGCCATCCGGACGATGGCCTTCGCCCAGTGCATCGATTTCACCGAGCCGCAGATACTCAACACCATGTACGTGTCCATCCAGGCCACCCTCAATCTCGCCGACAGCGCCCTGGGCTCAATTACCGCCGTCAAGCGCGGGGTCGAGACCGTGAGCGTGTTTCTCTGGGGCATACTTGCCGACCGCTTCCGCCGCAGGGAGATCCTCGCCGGGTCCACGCTCCTCGCGGCGATTGGCTCGATCATTACGGGCTTTTCGCAGGACTTCGCCTTCTTCTTCGTGGTCACCATGATCGCGAACGTGGGCGCATGCGCCATGGAGGGTCAGACCAACTCCGTACTCTCGGACATCTTTCCGGTCCAGAAGCGCGGGAAGGCGTTCGGTGTCCTGCGCGGCATGGCGTACTCGGGCCTCATCTTCTCGCTGGTTGCATTCAGTCTCCTCGCCGACAACGTGCCCGATATCGGCTGGCGCATCGCCTACTGGGGTTTCGGGGTGCTCGGGATAATCGCGAGCATCACGATCTGGTTCACGCTGGACGAACCGGTGCGCGGCCGGACGGAAAAGGCCCTGAGCGACGTTTCCGAGGATGTGATCAGGAAAAAAAGCGAGGGCGCGTTCACGATCAGCGTGGCGATGCGG encodes:
- a CDS encoding MFS transporter, which codes for MPDGKTETPEQVAKGKKAIRTMAFAQCIDFTEPQILNTMYVSIQATLNLADSALGSITAVKRGVETVSVFLWGILADRFRRREILAGSTLLAAIGSIITGFSQDFAFFFVVTMIANVGACAMEGQTNSVLSDIFPVQKRGKAFGVLRGMAYSGLIFSLVAFSLLADNVPDIGWRIAYWGFGVLGIIASITIWFTLDEPVRGRTEKALSDVSEDVIRKKSEGAFTISVAMRQFGIPTIAVDIVNLILMGFPKIMLVNFSVTFFVKVRGLTEGTAILVSLLGLIGFISGSITGGIVGDRMGKRMGEKMRLVTGHAVLAGLIVMTFLIFGIDYGFTAAYMVIAFFTAFMVEFMYSITRVVVSAVLLPEVRTVGFSIGRMADSMGSIIASLIYFLVVATYGIAESVLWLSVGGALAAFLMYFAYYFTFAGDAARMQKELSARVTQA
- the nifU gene encoding Fe-S cluster assembly protein NifU; the encoded protein is MWEYTDKVKDLYKHPQNVGTIENADAVGEVGSIVCGDALTLYLKIEDDVIKDAKFQTFGCGSAIASSSALTEMIKGKRVEDAEKITNRDIADFLGGLPEQKMHCSVLGREALDKALANWRGITLDDAHDVEGEIVCQCFGVTDALIRKVIRENHLKTVEDVTNYTKAGGACGSCIPKIEDILNDELKTSPGVAAAPAAKKPLSNIRRIQLVEETITDVIRPILQKDGGNIELVDVEGKQVMVALRGNCAHCLTSDVTLKNLVQEKLREFVEDDIEVVEAR